CCGGAATCCGATGTTAGACGGCGGCGCGGGACTTCCCTGCGCTAACGTCCGTCCGTGGCGAGCAGCGCGTCGAGGCGGCGCGCGAGCGTGCGCTCGCCGTCCGCCCCGGCGAATCCCCCGAGTTGGCGGGCGCGGATCATGCCGGATGCGTCGACGAATACGGTCGTCGGCAGTCCGACCACGCCGTAGGCCCGCAGCAGCCGGTCGCCGGGCACGGTTAGAATCGGATAGTCGACACGGTGGTCTGCGAGGAACCGCCGGGCATCGGCGGGTGTGTCATCAACGTCCAGGCCGAGCACCACGACGCCACGCGCCGCGTACGCGTGCCATGCCTTGACCAGCATCGGCATCTCGGCACGACACGGCCCGCACCACGAGGCCCAAAAGTTGATGACCAGGGGATGGCCTCGTAGCGCCGCAAGCGCCAGCGGCGCGCCCGGTGCGGGAATCCCCGCGGGCGGGCCGCCCGCGGGGGGCGCGGCCGTCCCCGCCGAAAGCACCACGAGCGAAAACGCCGGGGCGGGCGCCGGCCGCTGATCGCCCGGCTCGCCCTGCCCCGGCCGGACGACGGTGTTCGGAAACGCCGCGCCCGGCGCCCCGATCACGGCGCCCGGTGCCGCGCTCCTCGACACCGTGTGCGGGGGCCGCACCCACAGTACGACCGCCCCGGCGACGGCCGCCGCGCAGGCGACCGCGATCGGGAGCACCTTCAGGCGGCGGGACGGCCCGGCCTGCATGCCTCAGTAGGCGCGGGCGAAGTACACGACTTCACGCCCCGGCGCGCCGCACGCGACGCAGGGGCCGTCCGCGGCCTCCTCGGTGATGACGCGCGGGGACGCGCCGCTCGACTTCCGGATCGTCTGTTCGCAGGCGTCCGTGCCGCACCACACGGCGCGCACGAACCCGCGGCGGCCGGCGACGGCCTCGACGAGGTCCGCCAGCGTGGCCACCGTGACGATGTGCGCGTCGAGATACGCTTTGGCCTGATCGAACAGCGCCCGGCGCACCGTTTCGAGCGCGGCCGGGACGGCCTGCTCGAGGCCGCTCAGCGGCGCCGCCTGCTTGCCGCCGCCGGCGCGCGGCGCCAGCACGACCTGTTGCTGAGCAAGATCCCGCGGCCCGAGCTCGAGCCGCAGCGGCACCCCGCGCATCTCCCAGTCGTTGTACTTCCAGCCGGGCGTCACCTCGGTCCGGTCGTCGAGGCGCGTGCGCACGATGGTACCGAGGCGCCGGGCGAGGTCGCGCGCGGCGGCGAGAACCTCGTCGCGCCGGTTGCCGGTCAGGATCGGGACGATGACCACCTGAAACGGCGCGAGCGCCGGGGGAATAACCAGGCCGCGGTCGTCGCCGTGCACCATGATCATGCCGCCGAGCAGCCGCCAGCTTACGCCCCACGACGTGGTGTGCGCGTGCTTTTCCGTGTTGTCGCTGTCCAGGAACTTGATGTCGAACGCCCGGGCGAAGTTCTGGCCGAGGTAGTGGGACGTCCCGGACTGGAGCGCCTGCCCGTCCGGCATGAGCGCCTCGATCGTGTACGAGCGCTCGGCGCCGGGAAACTTCTCGCTCTCGGGCTTGCGGCCGGACAGGACCGGGATCGCCGCGTCGGTCTCGGCGAAGTCGCGGTAGACCTCCAGCATCTGGCGGGCCTCGGCTTCGGCCTCCCCGGCCGTGCGGTGCGCGGTGTGGCCCTCCTGCCAGAGGAATTCCATCGTCCGCAGAAACGGCCGGGTGGCCTTCTCCCAGCGGACCACGTTGCACCACTGATTGATGAGCACCGGCAGGTCCCGGTACGAGCGGATCCAGCGCGCATACATGTGCCCGATGGCGGTCTCGGACGTCGGCCGCACCGCGAGCGGCTCGCTCAACTCCTCGCCGCCGCCACGCGTGACCCAGGCCACTTCCGGGGCGAAGCCCTCGACGTGTTCCGCTTCACGCTCGAAGAAACTCCGCGGGATGAACAACGGGAAATAGGCGTTGACATGACCCGTCGCCTTGAACCGGCGATCGAGCCCCTGCTGCATCAGCTCCCAGATCGTGAACCCGTAGGGACGGACGACGATGCAGCCGCGGACCGGGTAGTAGTCGGCGAGCTCGGCCTTGAGGACGACCGCGGTGTACCAGTCGGCGAAGTGCTCGGCCTTGGAGGGAATTTCCTTGACGAATTCGCTCTCGTCCTGACGAGCCGCTGGCCGCGACATCACGGCGCCTCCGTCTCGTTCGCGTCGTCATCCCCGGGCATAGCGAAGCCTCCACGTCCCGCGGGGACGGGGAGGCTCCTGGGACGCCGTGATTTTAGCACGCGCGCGCCGGCAGCGTCAAACAACGGACCCGCGGATGCCGGCGGGCGTAGGGCTCAGCGCTTCACCGGCTCCGCCGCGGGCTTGTCGATCGGCACCCCGACGAGGCTGCCCCATTCCGTCCACGACCCGTCGTAGTTCTTCACGTTGGGGTAGCCGAGGAGGTACGTGAGCGTGAACCACGTGTGCGAAGACCGCTCGCCGATCCGGCAGTACGCGATCACGTTTTTGTCCGGGGTGATGCCCTTGCCCTCGTACAACTGCTTGAGCTCCTGCGGGGACTTGAACGTGCCGTCCTCGCGGACGTTCTGGCCCCAGGGGATGTTCTGCGCGCCGGGGATGTGCCCGCCGCGCTGCGCGCCTTCCTGCGGGTACGCCGGCATCGCGATGAGCTCGCCGCTGTACTCCTGCGGCGAGCGCACGTCCACCAGCGCCACCTTGCCGAGTGCGGCGAGCACCTGATCCCGGAACGCGCGGATGCTCGCGTCCGCGGGTTTGGCCCGGTAGCGCGCCGTGGGGTGATTTGGGACGTCGGTCACGGTGGGCCGGCCCTCGGCGATCCACTTCGCCCGGCCGCCGTTCAGGATGCGCAGCTTGTCCGCGCCGTACATCCTGAGCAGCCAGAACGTGTAGGTGGCGAACCAGTTGTTCTTGTCCCCGTACAACACGAGCGTGGTGTCGTTGCCGACGCCATGGTTGCCGAGCAGCGATTCCACCTGCTCCTGGTCGATCCAGTCGCGCCGGACCGGATCCTGCAACTGTGTCTGCCAGTTGAAATGGACCGCGCCGGGAATGTGTCCCTGGCCGTACAGCGAGGTGTCCTCCGAGACCTCCGCGGCCCGCACCGCGGGGTCGCCGAGGTGCTCGGCCAGCCAGCCCGTTTCCACCAAGACATCGTGCGCATAACCCTGTGGCATCGATTTCCCTCCTCGGATGGGGTAACGTAGCCCGGGAGCGCCTCATGAGACGACCCGGGAACTCGCTGTGAGCGAACGCGGAAACCGGACCGTCAGGGAGCCTTCAATACCGCCGGACGAGGGACAGACGAGGGGACGTCCGCCCCGGCGAAGGCCAGTCCGGCCTCCGCTCGGGACAGATACATCGACGGGGTACGTAGGCAGAGCGCATCCGAGACATGACTCTCTTAGTAAGTAGCACGGCCGGCGGCAGACGTCAAGACGCGCCGCCGCCCTGGCGGTTCTGCGGGGCCCGCCCCATGCGCGCGGGGTCGATCTTCCACAGCCGGCACGCGTTCGCGCCCATGATCTTGCTGAGCGCGGCATCCGGAATCGGCGGCAGGCCGTACCGGTCCGCGATGCCGTTGAGCGACCGGATCACCCGCGGGTACGTCCGAAAGAACGGATTGCTGGATCCGTACAGCATCCGGTCGAACGAGCACAACGCCCCGAAGTCCACCATCATCCGCAGGATCTTGGACGGGTGAAGCGGCGCCCAAAAGGAGATGTCGCAGTAGAAATTCTCGTGGCGCGCGATCACGCAGGTACACTCGTCCGCGTACGGATAGGCGAGATGACTGATCATCAGCTTCAATTCGGGAAAGGTCCGCCCGACCTCGTCCAGCAGCCAGGGCCGCTGGTACTCCATGTGCGCGGTCACGACGGGCGTCCACCCCATGTGCATCTGGACCAGCAGGTCGAGCTCGATGCATCGCCGGTAGATCGGGTACAGCCGTTCGTCGCGGGGATCCCATTGCTGGACGGCCGGGTACAATCGCACGGCGCGGAAGCCGAGTCTGGTCGCGCATCGCTCGAGCTCCCGGACGGCGGCCGCGGGATCGGTGACGGGGTCGACGCTGCAGGTGCCGACGATCCGGCCGGGATGCCGCGCGACGACGGCGGCCACGTGGTCGTTCGGCACCTCGTACGACTCGATGGCGCCCGGCAGCGCGCGGTTGTAGTCACCGGCGATGAGGCAGATGACGTCGATGCCCGCCCCGTCGAGCGCCGCCGTCGGGTCGGCCCCGAGGGCCGCCTCCTCCGGACGAGAACCGTCGAAGTTGAAGGCGCGCGTCTCCAGGACCTTGCGCAGCCGCGAGTGCGCAAACGGGTCGAGCTGCTCCCCGGGCACGCCGGCCTGGATGTGGACGTCCACGATCAATCCCATGTCGGCCGTTCCCTCCTGCCGAGACGAAGGCGACCCGGACGGCCCTGGGGGCCGTCCGGGTCGCGCTTCTATGCCGCGTCCGCCGGCGTCGCCGTCACGGGGCGGCCTTGGCGAGCTGCGCTTCCGTCATGAGCACGAGCTGGTGTTCCTTGCCCTGCGGGTCAACCTGGAACGCGCCGTAGGGGCCGAACACGTTGTGGTACTGGTTGTAATCGAGGGTGCCGCTGGCGCCCTCGTAGTTGATCTTCGTGCCGGCTTTGAGCAGCTTGAGGCACCCGGCGTAGTCGAAGCACTTGGTCCCCGGCGGGTTGGTGACCTGGGTCATCGCCGCATTGATCTTCGGACCCGCGGTGGAGCCCGCCTTGTCGATGGCCAGCGCCGTGCTGATGACCGAGTCGTACGCGTAGTTGGCGTTGGCCAGCGGCTCCTTGCCCGGGTACAGCTTGTGGTAGTAGGCGACGAAGGCGTCGTTCCCCTTGCCCTCGACCGAGGTCCCGTACACGGAGATCAGGTGCGCGTTGGCCGCCTGGTAGGTGACCGCCTTGAGATAGTCGTCCCCGCCCGTCAGGTCGGTACCGATGAACGGGATGCGCAGGTTGTTCAGCTGCTTGAAGTTGGAGAAGAGCACCGCGGCCGTGGCCGGATCGGTCTGGGTGAAGATCACGTCCGGCTTGGCGTTGATCAGCTTCAGGACTTCCGACCGGTAGGATGTCTGGCCGCCCTGAATGTTCACGTCGGCCACGATCTTGCCGCCGAGCTTCTGGAACGTCTTGATGAGCGGGGGCTTCAGCGTCTGCGCCGATTCCTCCGTATACATCATCACGGCCGCTCTTCGGTACCCCTTCTGGTAAGCGTAGAGCGCCATGGCCACGCTCAGCACGGAGTCCGACGGACTGTCCCGCCAGAAGTAGGCGTTCGTCTCATGGTCCAGCGTGACGTCGCCGCCCTGCATCTGGTCCGGCACCTTGAACCGCGTGAAAATCGGCCGCACCGCGAAGTACTCGGCGGTCTCCGGACCGATGAGCGCGACCACGTGGTCGGCGCCGATGAGCTTGTTGATCGCCGGCACCGCGTCGGCCGCGTCGCCGAGCGTATCCGCCGCGTCCAGCACCAGCTGCCGGCCGAGGATCCCGCCCGCGCCGTTGACCGCCAGCTGGGCCGCCTTCGAGCCTTGGACAATGGCCGCCCCAAGATCGGAGCGGGGGCCGGTGAACGGCCCAAGCATCCCGAAGTGCACGGGAGAACCGGAAAACGCGGCCGACGTTGCCGGCACGTAGACCAGGAGACCGGCGATCGCCGCGACACAGCAGACCCCGACTGCCATACACGCCCCGGGCTGTCGAGACATACGCACCCCCTTCTTGTCGCTGTCCTTCCCATCCCCGATCACCATCTTCGTTTCCCGAGCCACCCACGCGTCACGACAGCCGGCCGATGTAGAGGTTGACCACCTCCTCGTCGTTGAGCAGCACGTTCCCCGGCCCTTCGAGCCGGTTCTTCCCCAGCACCATCACGTAGGCCCAGTCGGCGTGCACCAGCGTGCGCCGTGTGTTCTGCTCGACGACCACCACGGCGACCCCCGTGTCGCGGACCTTCTTGATCTGCTCCCAGACCGTGGACTGGAAGATGGGCGCCAGGCCGGCGCTGGGCTCATCCAGCAGCAGGACGGCGGGATCCACCATGAGGCCCCGCGCCATCGCCAGCATGCTCCGCTGGCCGCCGCTCAGCGTTCGCGCGGGACGCCGGAGCGCCGTCCGCAGATCCGGGAACAGCACCAGGAGCTGCTCGGCCCGCTCGCGCACGCCGGAGGCGCGGACGTAGCCGCCCATTTCCAGATTTTCCAGCACGGTCAGCCCCGGAAACACGTTCGCCACCTGGGGCACGTACGCGATGCCCCGGCGGACGAGCCGCTCCGGCGCCTGGCCGGTCACCTCCGTGCCGTTGAGATACACGTGACCGCCGCTCGGCCGGACCACGCCGACGACGGCCTTCAGCAGCGTCGACTTGCCGGCGCCGTTCGGACCCACGAGCGCGGTGATCTTGCCGGGCGAGGCCTTGAACTCGACGTTCTCGATGATCGGCGGCCCGCCGTACCCGGCCGTCAGCCCCTGCACGGTAAGCGCCGGCTGCTCAGACACCAACCGCCACCTCGCCCAGGTAGGCGTCGACCACGGCGCGGTTGGAACGCAGGGAACCGAACGGTCCCGTCGCGATCACCGTTCCGAGCGCCATGACGATCACCGCATCGCAGCAACGCTCGATGAAGGGCAGGTTGTGCTCGACGATCACCACGGTCACGTCGCTCGCCACCAGGCTCGTAATCGCGTCTCCCATCCGCGCGCCGAGCACGGGGTTTACGCCGCCCATCGGCTCGTCGAGGATCACCATCTTCGGCCGGGCCATCGCGACCCTCGCGAACTCGAGCAGCCGTTTCTGGCCTCCGCTCAGGTTGCCGGCCAAGTCATCCCGCAGCGCGAGGAGGCCGAACTCCTCGAGGATGGTGCGGGCGCGTGCCCGGTCTTCCTCCTCGGCGCGCCGGAGGGGGGCCGGCGCCAGCAGGGCCCGCCAGATCGCGTCGCGTCCATGCTCCGGCGCGGCGATGAGCATGTTTTCCATTACCGTCAGGCCCGGCCACTCTTTCGGCAGCTGGAACGTGCGGATGAGACCGAGACGGGAGACGCGATGAGGCGGCCACCCCTGAATCTCGCGGCCCGCGAACCGCACGGTGCCCGCGTCCGGCGTCTTGAAGCCCGTCACCAGGTCGATCGCCGTGCTCTTGCCGGCGCCGTTCGGCCCGATCAGGCCGGTCACGCGCCGCTCGGGCACGGCAAAGCTGCAATCGGAGACCGCGCTCACGCCGCCGAAGCTCTTCGCGAGCCCCCGCACCTCGAGCAGGGCATCGGATGGGTCAGTCAGCGGCGCTCCCCCTTCCCGCATACGGTTTGGCGGCCACCAGTCCGGCCGCGGCGTCCTTGGGACGCCGCTCAGGCAGCAGACCCTGGATCCGGTAGCGCATGGTGACGAGGATCAGGATGCCGATCAGGATTTCGCGCACCGCCGCGGAGAAGCTCGCGTTTCCGCCCACGTTGGGGATAAAGCGGGTGATCTCCTGGAACACGACGCTGACCAGCATGACCCCGAGGACCACGCCGCGAGTGTTTCCGGTCCCGCCGACGAAAATGGCGGCGTAGAGGAGCAGCGTCTCGATCGGCGACCACGCGGTGGGATTGAAGGCCCCCAGGTATGCCGCGAACAGCGCTCCGCCCAACCCGCCCAGCGCCGCCCCCAGCACGTACGCCTTCAGCTTGAGCCCGTAGATGCTCCGGCCGAACGCCGCCGCCGCGCGCTCCTCCTCTCGAACCGCGCGCAGGGCACGGCCGAAGGGACTGTTGGAGAGCCGTTCCAGGACGACGTAGACGGCGGCCAGGACGGCCGTGCAGAAGGCCAGGAAGAAGAAGGGGTACGCCTGCGGCGACAGGTTCAACACGTCGTTGAACGGCTGCTCCATTCCGTACAGCCCGTTGTAGCCGTTGAACAGCGGCGTGTAGTTGCTGATGAAGATCTGCAGTATCAAGACGGTGCTGAGCGTGGTAATCGCAAAGTAGGACGCGCGGAGCTTGCGCAGCGCGACCGCGCCCACGCCCAGGGCGAGGACGGCCGCGCTCGCCATCGCGATCAGCACGGCGAGCAGAAACGGCAGGTGCCAGCCCAGGATGTACTGGTCGGGCGGAGGCAGCCGGCCGATCGTGGTGACCATGGCCATGTACACGCCGACGGCCACGTAGCCATAGAAGGCGATGTCGAAATCGCCCGTCCATCCCCAGATCACGTTCAGGCCGAGCGCCATGATCGAGAAAATCACGCCTTCGGTCGCCACCGAGGCGATGTACTGGATCACTCGAACACGCCTCCGACCTTGCTGCTGAACAGCCCGTCCGGACGAAAGAGCAACACGAGGACCAGCATCCCGAACGCGATCAGCAGCTTGTACGCCGCGTCGACGTAGAACGCGCTGATCTCCATGGCCAGGCCGAGCACGAGCGCGGCGGCCATCGCGCCGTACGGTTTGCCGAGCCCCCCGGCGACGGCCGCGGTCACCGTCACGAGCAGAAACGTAAACCCGAAGCTCGGCACCAGCGTCCCCACGCTGACGGCGAGGATGAACCCGGCAAATCCGGCGACGATCCCCGCGAGAAACCAGGTGAACTGCACCACCCCGTGCGCGCCGATGCCCGACACCCGGGCGAGCTCGCGGTTCTCCGAGACCGCGCGCAGCGACTTGCCGAACTTGGTGTACTGCAGCATCACGTAGAGGAGCAGCATGACGACCACCGCCGAGGCCATGATTGCCTCGTCCCGGCCGGTCCAGATGAACGGGCCCACCGGGTGCGACTCGGTCTGCGGCAGCACGTACGCGACGTTGGCCCCCCCGAAGATCAGGAGGATGACGTTCTGGAGGACGAGCGAGGCCCCGAGCGTGGCGATGAAGATCACGATGTTCTTGATCCGGGCCCGGACAAACGGCTCGACCACCCCGGCGTTCATCGCCCACGCCGTGACGCCGCCGACGAGGGCGGCGGCCAGTCCGGCGGCCACGAGATTGTGCGTCGCGCGGGTCACCGCGTAGGCGGCATAGGCGCCGTACGTCAGCAGCTCGCCGTGCGCCAGATTGGGAATGCCGCTCACGGCGTACTGCAGCGTAAAGGACACGGCGGACAAGGCCAAGATCGAGCCCGTCACGAGGCCGAACCCGATTCCCAGAAAGATCGTGTCCATCATCGTCCCTCCCGCCCGCGAGGGGGCCCCGGCGGCGGGCCTTCCTCACCGGCAACAAGCGGGCCCAGGCGGCAACTGCCCGCCCGGGCCGTTACGGCGTCACATGCACGGGCTTCCCCGTCGGCCGGCAGTATCGGCATCGAGAAGGGAAGCCCGTGGTCTCATGCCCGTCACCTCGCAACGTCAAGGTCGCGAGCCCGTGCTGTGCGGTTGTGACCCGTCGCGAACCGGCCCTGTCGCCGGCCCGGTCAGTCTATCGTCGCCTTTCCCCGCCCGACCCGATTCGTGCGGTCCTATTGCGCCGGCGGCCGGTCGTTCAACACGTCCGTCGCGAACGGCAGCACGCCGGGCACCAGCCACTTGGTCCACATCTCGTCGATCTTGGCCTGGAAGTAATCGACGTCGTCCTCCGTGAAGTGCGCGAACCGTCCCTGCTTGAGGAGATAGTCGCGCACCGGCAGCCGCTTCTGCCGGCCCTCCACGATCGCCTTGCTCTTGCCGTAGAGCTTGAGCACGTGATTCTCGACCTCGAACAGCGGCCACACGCCGGTCAGCACGGCGAGCTCGCCCAGTTCGTGCGACAGCATCGGGTCGTAGTCCCATCCCTTGGGGCACGGATCGAGCGAGTGGATGAACGTGGGGCCGCCGATGCTGAGCGCCTTCCGGATCCGGTTCATGAATTCCACGGCGTACGACGCGTCGACCGTCCCGACGTACCGGCACTCGGAGTGGCCGGCGGCGAGCATCGCGGCCATGTTCTTCTTCCACCGTTTGTGGAGAATGCGCTTCGCCTTCCCGGGCGGCGAAAACGTCGTATGCACGCCGTACGGGCTGCTGCCGGACGCCTGGATGTCGGTGTTGGCGTACGACTCGTTGTCGTACAGCAAGATGAGGTGGTTGTAATCGGTGTGCTGCAGCGCGGCGGAGATGGCGGAGAGGCCCATGTCGGCGCCGCCCCCGTCGCCGCAGAACGAGATGATGTTGATCGGCTCCTGCTTGATCCGTCCCTTGCGCATGAGCGCCGTGTAGCCGGCCGCGGTGCCGACCGCCGCGGAGCCGGAGGACCCCAACTGCGTGTGCATCCACGGCACCACCCACGGCGTGCTGTAGTACGTCGTGTTGGCGACGTACATGCAGCCGGTGCTGCCGAGAACGACCGTGCGCGGCCCGGCCGCCTTGACCATCAACTTCATCACCAGCGCCGACTCGCAGCCCTGGCACGTCCGGTGGCCGGACGTGAAGTATTCCTCCAGCGGCGCCCGCTTGACGCCTTTGATCGGCTCGAGCACCGGGATGGGCATTGTGGCGACCTCGGGAGTATCCATGTCGTCTCCTCCTCTAGATCAAGGGCGTGATCTGCTCGCGCTCAGGCCCGGACGCCGATCCACAGCGTGTCAGTGGGAGACACGCCGGCCTCGGCCGCCTTGCGGGTGTGCTCGAACATCTCCCGGACGCCCGGGATCGTGACCTCGCGTCCGCCGAGGCCGGT
This portion of the bacterium genome encodes:
- a CDS encoding TlpA disulfide reductase family protein, which codes for MLPIAVACAAAVAGAVVLWVRPPHTVSRSAAPGAVIGAPGAAFPNTVVRPGQGEPGDQRPAPAPAFSLVVLSAGTAAPPAGGPPAGIPAPGAPLALAALRGHPLVINFWASWCGPCRAEMPMLVKAWHAYAARGVVVLGLDVDDTPADARRFLADHRVDYPILTVPGDRLLRAYGVVGLPTTVFVDASGMIRARQLGGFAGADGERTLARRLDALLATDGR
- the proS gene encoding proline--tRNA ligase; the encoded protein is MSRPAARQDESEFVKEIPSKAEHFADWYTAVVLKAELADYYPVRGCIVVRPYGFTIWELMQQGLDRRFKATGHVNAYFPLFIPRSFFEREAEHVEGFAPEVAWVTRGGGEELSEPLAVRPTSETAIGHMYARWIRSYRDLPVLINQWCNVVRWEKATRPFLRTMEFLWQEGHTAHRTAGEAEAEARQMLEVYRDFAETDAAIPVLSGRKPESEKFPGAERSYTIEALMPDGQALQSGTSHYLGQNFARAFDIKFLDSDNTEKHAHTTSWGVSWRLLGGMIMVHGDDRGLVIPPALAPFQVVIVPILTGNRRDEVLAAARDLARRLGTIVRTRLDDRTEVTPGWKYNDWEMRGVPLRLELGPRDLAQQQVVLAPRAGGGKQAAPLSGLEQAVPAALETVRRALFDQAKAYLDAHIVTVATLADLVEAVAGRRGFVRAVWCGTDACEQTIRKSSGASPRVITEEAADGPCVACGAPGREVVYFARAY
- a CDS encoding sulfurtransferase yields the protein MPQGYAHDVLVETGWLAEHLGDPAVRAAEVSEDTSLYGQGHIPGAVHFNWQTQLQDPVRRDWIDQEQVESLLGNHGVGNDTTLVLYGDKNNWFATYTFWLLRMYGADKLRILNGGRAKWIAEGRPTVTDVPNHPTARYRAKPADASIRAFRDQVLAALGKVALVDVRSPQEYSGELIAMPAYPQEGAQRGGHIPGAQNIPWGQNVREDGTFKSPQELKQLYEGKGITPDKNVIAYCRIGERSSHTWFTLTYLLGYPNVKNYDGSWTEWGSLVGVPIDKPAAEPVKR
- a CDS encoding amidohydrolase family protein; the encoded protein is MGLIVDVHIQAGVPGEQLDPFAHSRLRKVLETRAFNFDGSRPEEAALGADPTAALDGAGIDVICLIAGDYNRALPGAIESYEVPNDHVAAVVARHPGRIVGTCSVDPVTDPAAAVRELERCATRLGFRAVRLYPAVQQWDPRDERLYPIYRRCIELDLLVQMHMGWTPVVTAHMEYQRPWLLDEVGRTFPELKLMISHLAYPYADECTCVIARHENFYCDISFWAPLHPSKILRMMVDFGALCSFDRMLYGSSNPFFRTYPRVIRSLNGIADRYGLPPIPDAALSKIMGANACRLWKIDPARMGRAPQNRQGGGAS
- a CDS encoding ABC transporter substrate-binding protein produces the protein MAVGVCCVAAIAGLLVYVPATSAAFSGSPVHFGMLGPFTGPRSDLGAAIVQGSKAAQLAVNGAGGILGRQLVLDAADTLGDAADAVPAINKLIGADHVVALIGPETAEYFAVRPIFTRFKVPDQMQGGDVTLDHETNAYFWRDSPSDSVLSVAMALYAYQKGYRRAAVMMYTEESAQTLKPPLIKTFQKLGGKIVADVNIQGGQTSYRSEVLKLINAKPDVIFTQTDPATAAVLFSNFKQLNNLRIPFIGTDLTGGDDYLKAVTYQAANAHLISVYGTSVEGKGNDAFVAYYHKLYPGKEPLANANYAYDSVISTALAIDKAGSTAGPKINAAMTQVTNPPGTKCFDYAGCLKLLKAGTKINYEGASGTLDYNQYHNVFGPYGAFQVDPQGKEHQLVLMTEAQLAKAAP
- a CDS encoding ABC transporter ATP-binding protein produces the protein MSEQPALTVQGLTAGYGGPPIIENVEFKASPGKITALVGPNGAGKSTLLKAVVGVVRPSGGHVYLNGTEVTGQAPERLVRRGIAYVPQVANVFPGLTVLENLEMGGYVRASGVRERAEQLLVLFPDLRTALRRPARTLSGGQRSMLAMARGLMVDPAVLLLDEPSAGLAPIFQSTVWEQIKKVRDTGVAVVVVEQNTRRTLVHADWAYVMVLGKNRLEGPGNVLLNDEEVVNLYIGRLS
- a CDS encoding ABC transporter ATP-binding protein, whose amino-acid sequence is MREGGAPLTDPSDALLEVRGLAKSFGGVSAVSDCSFAVPERRVTGLIGPNGAGKSTAIDLVTGFKTPDAGTVRFAGREIQGWPPHRVSRLGLIRTFQLPKEWPGLTVMENMLIAAPEHGRDAIWRALLAPAPLRRAEEEDRARARTILEEFGLLALRDDLAGNLSGGQKRLLEFARVAMARPKMVILDEPMGGVNPVLGARMGDAITSLVASDVTVVIVEHNLPFIERCCDAVIVMALGTVIATGPFGSLRSNRAVVDAYLGEVAVGV
- a CDS encoding branched-chain amino acid ABC transporter permease, whose product is MIQYIASVATEGVIFSIMALGLNVIWGWTGDFDIAFYGYVAVGVYMAMVTTIGRLPPPDQYILGWHLPFLLAVLIAMASAAVLALGVGAVALRKLRASYFAITTLSTVLILQIFISNYTPLFNGYNGLYGMEQPFNDVLNLSPQAYPFFFLAFCTAVLAAVYVVLERLSNSPFGRALRAVREEERAAAAFGRSIYGLKLKAYVLGAALGGLGGALFAAYLGAFNPTAWSPIETLLLYAAIFVGGTGNTRGVVLGVMLVSVVFQEITRFIPNVGGNASFSAAVREILIGILILVTMRYRIQGLLPERRPKDAAAGLVAAKPYAGRGSAAD
- a CDS encoding branched-chain amino acid ABC transporter permease is translated as MDTIFLGIGFGLVTGSILALSAVSFTLQYAVSGIPNLAHGELLTYGAYAAYAVTRATHNLVAAGLAAALVGGVTAWAMNAGVVEPFVRARIKNIVIFIATLGASLVLQNVILLIFGGANVAYVLPQTESHPVGPFIWTGRDEAIMASAVVVMLLLYVMLQYTKFGKSLRAVSENRELARVSGIGAHGVVQFTWFLAGIVAGFAGFILAVSVGTLVPSFGFTFLLVTVTAAVAGGLGKPYGAMAAALVLGLAMEISAFYVDAAYKLLIAFGMLVLVLLFRPDGLFSSKVGGVFE
- a CDS encoding thiamine pyrophosphate-dependent enzyme; its protein translation is MDTPEVATMPIPVLEPIKGVKRAPLEEYFTSGHRTCQGCESALVMKLMVKAAGPRTVVLGSTGCMYVANTTYYSTPWVVPWMHTQLGSSGSAAVGTAAGYTALMRKGRIKQEPINIISFCGDGGGADMGLSAISAALQHTDYNHLILLYDNESYANTDIQASGSSPYGVHTTFSPPGKAKRILHKRWKKNMAAMLAAGHSECRYVGTVDASYAVEFMNRIRKALSIGGPTFIHSLDPCPKGWDYDPMLSHELGELAVLTGVWPLFEVENHVLKLYGKSKAIVEGRQKRLPVRDYLLKQGRFAHFTEDDVDYFQAKIDEMWTKWLVPGVLPFATDVLNDRPPAQ